One genomic segment of Gemmatimonadaceae bacterium includes these proteins:
- a CDS encoding type II toxin-antitoxin system VapC family toxin gives LDAPFSTRPSRRALLDAPFSTRPSRRALLDAPFSTRPSRRALLAVTLLSQFPITRYGHESLLPRIWTLRANLTAYDATYVALAEGLGCKLLTRDQHLATAPVARNVAELL, from the coding sequence CTCGACGCGCCCTTCTCGACGCGCCCTTCTCGACGCGCCCTTCTCGACGCGCCCTTCTCGACGCGCCCTTCTCGACGCGCCCTTCTCGACGCGCCCTTCTCGACGCGCCCTTCTCGACGCGCCCTTCTCGCCGTCACGCTCTTGTCCCAGTTTCCCATAACGCGGTACGGGCACGAGTCCCTTCTTCCGCGCATCTGGACACTCCGCGCCAACCTCACCGCCTATGATGCGACGTATGTTGCCCTCGCCGAGGGCCTCGGCTGCAAGCTGCTCACGCGCGACCAACATCTTGCGACCGCACCCGTTGCT